DNA sequence from the Desulfocurvus vexinensis DSM 17965 genome:
GAGACCGTTTTCATCGTCGAGGGCGAGCAGAAGGCCCTGGAGCTCGCCGGCTGGGGGCTGGCCGCCACCTGCAACCCCATGGGCGCGGGCAAGTGGCGCGAGGAGTACAATCCGTACTTCCAGGGCAAGCAGGTGGTCATCCTGCCGGACAACGACACGCCAGGGCGCAATCACGCCCGCAGGGTGGCCAAGGCACTGTTGCCCGTGGCCGTCTCGGTCAAGATCGTGGAACTGCCCGGCCTGCCGCCCAAGGGCGACATCGTGGACTGGAAGAAGGCCGGCCACAGCCGCGAGGAACTGCTCCGTCTGGTCGAAGCCGCAGCGACGCTCGATCCGGCAAAGCCGGATGACTCGAACGACGCCTGCTCCGCTACCGAAGACGCCATCGCGCTCCTCTTCGCCAGGGAGCACAAGGACGATCTGCGCTACTGCCATGAGACCGGCGCGTGGTTCGTCTGGACCGGCAGCCACTGGCGGGTGGAAAAGACCAGACTGGCTTTCGCCTGGGCCAGGCAACTCTGCCGGAAGGCCGCCGCCGGCATGGACAACAAGAAGGTCGCGGCCGCGCTGTCCAAGGCCGCCACGGCCGGTGCAGTAGAGCGATTCGCGCAGACCGACCGCGCCTTCGCCGTGACCAGCGAAATATGGGACGCCGACCTCCATCTGCTGGGCACTCCGGACGGCGTCGTGGATCTGCGCACAGGGACCTTGCGTCCGGCTCGCCGCGAGGATTACATCACCAAGCTTGCCGCTGTGGCTCCGGCGCGTTCTTCCGACGCCCCGCTCTGGCTGCGGTTTCTGGACGAGGCGACCCAGGGCGATGCCATGTTGCAGCGCTTCATGCGGCAAGTGGCCGGCTACGCGTTGACCGGCGACATCTCCGAGCACGCCCTTTTCTTCATCTACGGCCCCGGCGGCAACGGAAAATCCGTGTTCCTCAACACCCTGACCAACATCCTGGGCGATTACGCCGCCACGGCGGCCATGGACACCTTCACGGCCAGCCAGGGCGACCGCCACCCCACCGACCTGGCCATGCTGCGCGGGGCCAGGCTGGTCAGCGTTTCCGAGACCGAGGAAGGCCGTCCCTGGGCCGAGAGCCGCATCAAGCAGCTCACCGGCGGCGACAAGATCAGCGCCCGCTTCATGCGGCAGGACTTCTTCACCTACACGCCCCAGTTCAAGCTCCTGATCGTCGGCAATCACAAGCCCGTGCTCCGCAACGTGGACGAGGCCGCCCGCAGGCGCTTCAACATCATCCCATTCGTCCACAAGCCCGCGAGCCCGGACAAGCGCCTGGAGGACAAGCTGCGGTCCGAGTATCCGGCCATCCTGCGCTGGATGATCGAAGGCTGTCTGGATTGGCGGGAGAACGGGCTCCTGCGGCCGGAAAGCGTGAAGGAGGCCACGGCCGCCTACTTCGACGAGCAGGACCTCTTCGGGCAGTGGATCGAGGAATGCTGCGAAATTGGGAGGGCATCATGGGAAACCACGGCCCGCCTCTTCGAGTCGTGGAAGAACTACGCGGACCGCAACGGAGAGCACGCCGGCAGCACAAAGGCATTCAGTGCGAACCTGGCCAAGCGTGAGTTCATCGCCGACAGAAGGACGGTGTTCGGCTCGACCCAGCGGATATTCCGGGGTATCGCCGTCAAGGTCGAACACGATGGACGGTTGGACGGATTGGACAGATGAAACCGTTAATCGGCCACGCGCGCGTGCGCGCGCATGCGCGTAGGGCTTCAACCGTAAGATGCGTCCAATCTGTCCAATGCGTCCAAAAGGGATATTGCAGGGATCACTTCCCCCAGCGAGACGTACGTGCCATGAGGGCGCTCAAGCGTTTATCCTGTTCAGGTGAGCTCTCCTGAAGTCTCTGGAACGCCTCGAACTGTTCGACTGGGACGGGAAACAGCACCTGATCGAGGACGGAGTCCTGCGCGGCCCTGGTCGCCGCTTCGAGGATGAAATCGGCCCGGGTCTTGTTGTTGAGCAAGGCGGCCTGGTCGATCAGGTCCCGCTGTTCGGGAGTCACCCGGATAATGATATTCGTACTGCGGCTCGACGAAGTAGGTTGTGTCATGCTCCTGTCCTCCATTCTGGCACGAAAAAATACCAATGCGGTCGTCGAGGTGTTAGGCGCACACGCATCATCATGGTTTGGTTGTCCTTCTGATAAAAACCCCGACACTTATGAAGAAGTGTAGGTATCTTTACTAGGTGAGGCAGTCCTGCCTTCCCGCCGCACGCATGTCCTTGATGAGCAAAAACAGGTGAAAAGGGTCCGTGGGGCTGGGCTCGAAGTCCCAG
Encoded proteins:
- a CDS encoding DUF1778 domain-containing protein — its product is MTQPTSSSRSTNIIIRVTPEQRDLIDQAALLNNKTRADFILEAATRAAQDSVLDQVLFPVPVEQFEAFQRLQESSPEQDKRLSALMARTSRWGK
- a CDS encoding phage/plasmid primase, P4 family, whose product is MSGGRGTDLDFKRINEAALANPGFLQGRLPQAKRQGRELVAGDIHGNPGKSFSCNTETGVWSDFATGESGGDIISLVAAQEELGQAKAARMIAEEIGLAPVTLKPTRKDLPETPVRPENLVATFRYEDEAGRFLFAVDRYETPGCRKAIRQWHLDATGKRINSVKGVRLVPFRLPEMLRAETVFIVEGEQKALELAGWGLAATCNPMGAGKWREEYNPYFQGKQVVILPDNDTPGRNHARRVAKALLPVAVSVKIVELPGLPPKGDIVDWKKAGHSREELLRLVEAAATLDPAKPDDSNDACSATEDAIALLFAREHKDDLRYCHETGAWFVWTGSHWRVEKTRLAFAWARQLCRKAAAGMDNKKVAAALSKAATAGAVERFAQTDRAFAVTSEIWDADLHLLGTPDGVVDLRTGTLRPARREDYITKLAAVAPARSSDAPLWLRFLDEATQGDAMLQRFMRQVAGYALTGDISEHALFFIYGPGGNGKSVFLNTLTNILGDYAATAAMDTFTASQGDRHPTDLAMLRGARLVSVSETEEGRPWAESRIKQLTGGDKISARFMRQDFFTYTPQFKLLIVGNHKPVLRNVDEAARRRFNIIPFVHKPASPDKRLEDKLRSEYPAILRWMIEGCLDWRENGLLRPESVKEATAAYFDEQDLFGQWIEECCEIGRASWETTARLFESWKNYADRNGEHAGSTKAFSANLAKREFIADRRTVFGSTQRIFRGIAVKVEHDGRLDGLDR